One region of Microbacterium rhizosphaerae genomic DNA includes:
- the rpoB gene encoding DNA-directed RNA polymerase subunit beta gives MAAAPNASTTPLKNGRGASRLSFAKISDTLTVPDLLALQTESFDWLVGNDIWKARVAEAKAAGRTDVPEKSGLEEIFEEISPIEDLSETMQLSFTNPYLEPEKYSIEECKERGKTYAAPLYVEAEFMNHQTGEIKTQTVFMGDFPLQTEKGTFIINGTERVVVSQLVRSPGVYFDRVADKTSDKDIISARVIPSRGAWLEFEIDKRDQVGVRIDRKRKQSVTVFLKALGLTTEDIRAEFAGFDSIEETLAKDTILTKEDALRDIYRKLRPGEQVAAEAARALLDNFYFNSKRYDLAKVGRYKINQKLGLDKPLSDSVLTVEDIVATIKYLVRLHRGDTSYDGIRSGKPAEIRLDIDDIDNFGNRRIRAVGELIQNQVRTGLSRMERVVRERMTTQDIEAITPQTLINVRPVVAAIKEFFGTSQLSQFMDQNNPLAGLTHKRRLSALGPGGLSRERAGVEVRDVHPSHYGRMCPIETPEGPNIGLIGSLASFARINAFGFIETPYRRVVDGHVTDHIDYLTASEENDYIVAQAGAELDKSGKFVTDRVLARRGNGGEVDLFHSEEIGYMDVSPRQMVSVATSLIPFLEHDDANRALMGANMQRQAVPLLRSESPVVGTGMEGYAAIDAGDVVTAQKAGVVAEVSADKVTIQLDEGGTQDYYLRKFDRSNQGTSYNQRVIVSAGERIEVGEVIADGPATENGELALGKNLLVAFMTWEGHNFEDAIILSQDLVKDDVLSSIHIEEYEVDARDTKLGKEEITRDLPNVSPELLKDLDERGIVRIGAEVRPGDILVGKVTPKGETELSAEERLLRAIFNEKSREVRDTSLKVPHGEQGTIIAVKEFNAEDGDDELGSGVNRRVVVYIAQKRKITEGDKLAGRHGNKGVIAKILPVEDMPFLADGTPVDVILNPLGIPGRMNFGQVLETHLGWVAKQGWKVEGQPEWAKDLPESAREAAPGTKVATPVFDGAREEEIAGLLDSTNPTRDGERLIGSSGKALLFDGRSGDPFPAPVSVGYMYILKLHHLVDDKIHARSTGPYSMITQQPLGGKAQFGGQRFGEMEVWALEAYGAAYALQELLTIKSDDILGRVKVYEAIVKGENIQEPGIPESFKVLMKEMQSLCLNVEVLGADGTAVNLRDTDDDAFRAAEELGINISTRFESSSIDEI, from the coding sequence TGAGCTTCACGAACCCCTACCTCGAGCCGGAGAAGTACTCGATCGAGGAGTGCAAGGAGCGCGGCAAGACGTACGCCGCGCCGCTGTACGTCGAGGCCGAGTTCATGAACCACCAGACCGGTGAGATCAAGACCCAGACGGTCTTCATGGGCGACTTCCCGCTGCAGACCGAGAAGGGCACGTTCATCATCAACGGCACCGAGCGTGTCGTGGTGTCGCAGCTCGTGCGCTCGCCCGGTGTCTACTTCGACCGCGTGGCCGACAAGACGTCCGACAAGGACATCATCTCCGCCCGCGTCATCCCGAGCCGCGGCGCGTGGCTCGAGTTCGAGATCGACAAGCGCGACCAGGTCGGCGTGCGCATCGACCGCAAGCGCAAGCAGTCGGTCACCGTCTTCCTCAAGGCCCTGGGCCTGACGACCGAGGACATCCGTGCGGAGTTCGCCGGCTTCGACTCGATCGAGGAGACGCTCGCCAAGGACACGATCCTCACCAAGGAGGACGCCCTCCGCGACATCTACCGCAAGCTGCGTCCGGGCGAGCAGGTGGCCGCCGAGGCCGCCCGCGCGCTGCTCGACAACTTCTACTTCAACTCGAAGCGCTACGACCTCGCCAAGGTCGGCCGGTACAAGATCAACCAGAAGCTCGGCCTCGACAAGCCGCTGAGCGACTCTGTGCTCACGGTCGAGGACATCGTGGCGACGATCAAGTACCTCGTCCGACTGCACCGGGGCGACACGTCGTACGACGGCATCCGCAGCGGCAAGCCCGCCGAGATCCGCCTGGACATCGACGACATCGACAACTTCGGCAACCGTCGCATCCGCGCCGTCGGCGAGCTCATCCAGAACCAGGTCCGCACGGGCCTGTCGCGCATGGAGCGCGTCGTCCGCGAGCGCATGACGACGCAGGACATCGAGGCGATCACGCCGCAGACCCTGATCAACGTGCGCCCCGTCGTGGCCGCGATCAAGGAGTTCTTCGGCACGTCGCAGCTGTCGCAGTTCATGGACCAGAACAACCCGCTCGCGGGTCTGACCCACAAGCGCCGCCTGTCGGCCCTGGGCCCCGGCGGTCTGTCGCGTGAGCGCGCCGGCGTCGAGGTCCGCGACGTCCACCCGTCGCACTACGGCCGCATGTGCCCGATCGAGACGCCGGAAGGCCCGAACATCGGTCTGATCGGCTCGCTCGCGTCGTTCGCCCGCATCAACGCGTTCGGCTTCATCGAGACGCCGTACCGCCGTGTCGTCGACGGTCACGTCACCGACCACATCGACTACCTCACCGCGTCCGAGGAGAACGACTACATCGTCGCCCAGGCCGGTGCGGAGCTCGACAAGAGCGGCAAGTTCGTCACCGACCGCGTCCTCGCCCGTCGCGGAAACGGCGGCGAGGTCGACCTCTTCCACTCGGAGGAGATCGGCTACATGGACGTCTCGCCGCGCCAGATGGTGTCGGTCGCGACCTCGCTCATCCCGTTCCTCGAGCACGACGACGCGAACCGCGCCCTCATGGGTGCGAACATGCAGCGCCAGGCCGTGCCGCTGCTGCGCTCCGAGTCGCCTGTCGTCGGCACCGGCATGGAGGGCTACGCAGCCATCGACGCCGGTGACGTCGTCACCGCGCAGAAGGCGGGCGTCGTGGCCGAGGTGTCGGCCGACAAGGTCACCATCCAGCTCGACGAGGGCGGCACGCAGGACTACTACCTGCGCAAGTTCGACCGTTCGAACCAGGGCACGAGCTACAACCAGCGCGTGATCGTCTCGGCCGGTGAGCGCATCGAGGTCGGCGAGGTCATCGCCGACGGCCCCGCGACGGAGAACGGCGAGCTCGCGCTCGGCAAGAACCTCCTCGTCGCGTTCATGACGTGGGAGGGGCACAACTTCGAGGACGCCATCATCCTCAGCCAGGACCTCGTGAAGGACGACGTGCTCTCGTCGATCCACATCGAGGAGTACGAGGTGGATGCGCGTGACACGAAGCTCGGCAAGGAGGAGATCACGCGTGATCTCCCCAACGTCAGCCCGGAGCTCCTGAAGGACCTCGACGAGCGCGGCATCGTCCGCATCGGCGCCGAGGTGCGTCCCGGCGACATCCTCGTCGGCAAGGTCACGCCGAAGGGCGAGACCGAGCTGTCGGCCGAGGAGCGGCTGCTGCGCGCGATCTTCAATGAGAAGAGCCGCGAGGTGCGCGACACGTCCCTCAAGGTGCCGCACGGCGAGCAGGGCACGATCATCGCGGTCAAGGAGTTCAACGCCGAGGACGGCGACGACGAGCTCGGCTCGGGCGTGAACCGCCGCGTCGTGGTCTACATCGCCCAGAAGCGCAAGATCACCGAGGGCGACAAGCTCGCCGGCCGCCACGGCAACAAGGGTGTCATCGCGAAGATCCTGCCGGTCGAGGACATGCCGTTCCTCGCCGACGGCACGCCGGTCGACGTCATCCTGAACCCGCTCGGCATCCCGGGCCGCATGAACTTCGGCCAGGTGCTCGAGACCCACCTCGGCTGGGTCGCGAAGCAGGGCTGGAAGGTCGAGGGTCAGCCGGAATGGGCGAAGGACCTGCCCGAGAGCGCCCGTGAGGCGGCTCCCGGCACGAAGGTCGCGACCCCGGTGTTCGACGGCGCGCGCGAGGAGGAGATCGCGGGTCTGCTCGACTCGACCAACCCCACGCGCGACGGTGAGCGCCTCATCGGTTCGAGCGGAAAGGCCCTGCTGTTCGACGGCCGCTCCGGCGACCCGTTCCCGGCTCCGGTCTCGGTCGGCTACATGTACATCCTGAAGCTGCACCACCTCGTCGACGACAAGATCCACGCCCGGTCGACCGGCCCCTACTCGATGATCACCCAGCAGCCGCTCGGCGGTAAGGCCCAGTTCGGCGGCCAGCGCTTCGGTGAGATGGAGGTGTGGGCCCTTGAGGCCTACGGTGCGGCGTACGCGCTCCAGGAGCTCCTCACGATCAAGTCCGACGACATCCTCGGCCGCGTCAAGGTGTACGAGGCCATCGTCAAGGGCGAGAACATCCAGGAGCCCGGCATCCCCGAGTCGTTCAAGGTGCTCATGAAGGAGATGCAGTCGCTCTGCCTGAACGTCGAGGTCCTCGGCGCGGACGGCACGGCGGTCAATCTCCGCGACACGGATGACGACGCCTTCCGCGCGGCGGAGGAGCTCGGCATCAACATCTCCACCCGGTTCGAGTCGTCGTCGATCGACGAGATCTGA
- the rpoC gene encoding DNA-directed RNA polymerase subunit beta' — translation MLESTTFDELRIGLATADDIRRWSYGEVKKPETINYRTLKPEKDGLFGEQIFGPSRDWECACGKYKRVRFKGIVCERCGVEVTKSSVRRERMGHIELAAPVTHIWYFKGVPSRLGYLLDMAPKDLEKVIYFAAYMVISVDDEARHRDLPTQENNIRLELKTLGDRRDARIATRLAKLEEELAALEAEGAKADQKKKVKDAAEKEMAGIRKSADEQIAKLERVWEDFRTLEVGALKPEDDVFHELQDRFGQYFEAYMGAESIKRRLEAFDLAAEAENLHLQISEGKGQRKIRAIKRLKVVNSFLSTGMSPAAMVLDVVPVIPPELRPMVQLDGGRFATSDLNDLYRRVINRNNRLRRLIDLGAPEIIVNNEKRMLQEAVDALFDNGRRGRPVTGTGNRALKSLSDMLKGKQGRFRQNLLGKRVDYSGRSVIIVGPQLKLHQCGLPKQMALELFKPFVIKRLIDLGHSQNIKAAKRAVERTRPEVWDVLEEIIRERPVLLNRAPTLHRLGIQAFEPQLVEGKAIQLHPLVCAAFNADFDGDQMAVHLPLSVEAQAEARILMLASNNILKPSDGRPVTLPSQDMIIGLHHLTTVKAGAAGEGRVFGSVGEAILAKDEGTLDLQAKVRIRIPGLSFLEGEAPEGYERHGLVDASLGQAIFNDTLPKGYPFVREQADKGKLSQIVNKLAEEYPKVEVAASLDRIKDAGFHWATRSGVTVALSDILTPPNKGEIVAGYEKQAAKVQAQYEKGLTTDAERRQELIKIWTEATDEVQKAMRDNFPEDNTINRMVSSGARGNWLQIRNIAGMRGLVNNPKGEIIPRPIISSYREGLSVAEYFIATHGARKGLADTALRTADSGYLTRRLVDVSQDVIIREEDCGTSKGLEFTIAAPGLDGELVKDANVENSVFARTLAAEVVDASGTVLAEAGQDVGDVLINKLVEAGVESIKVRSVLTCESAVGVCAQCYGRSLATGKVVDIGEAVGIIAAQSIGEPGTQLTMRTFHTGGSASAEDITQGLPRVQELFEARTPKGASPIAESDGRITIEETDRARKVILTPDNGDEPHVYPVLRRATLLVEDGQHVTVGQPLLVGTLDPKEIMRVQGAREVQKYLVGGVQGVYRSQGVPIHDKHIEVIVRQMLRKVTVVDHGDTTLLPGELVDSRRFIDMNRQAVGEGKRPASGRPELMGITKASLATESWLSAASFQETTRVLTQAAMEGKSDPLMGLKENVIIGKLIPAGTGLAKYRNVSVEATEEAKSERYPNRIFASDGAYSEADLSFVDFDSFSTDDFTPGTYN, via the coding sequence GTGCTCGAGTCAACCACTTTCGATGAGCTTCGCATCGGTCTCGCCACTGCCGACGACATCCGTCGCTGGTCCTACGGCGAGGTCAAGAAGCCCGAGACCATCAACTACCGCACGCTCAAGCCCGAGAAGGACGGCCTCTTCGGCGAGCAGATCTTCGGCCCCTCCCGCGACTGGGAGTGCGCATGCGGCAAGTACAAGCGCGTCCGCTTCAAGGGCATCGTCTGCGAGCGCTGCGGCGTGGAGGTCACCAAGTCCTCCGTCCGCCGCGAGCGGATGGGCCACATCGAGCTCGCCGCGCCCGTGACGCACATCTGGTACTTCAAGGGCGTGCCCTCGCGCCTCGGGTACCTGCTCGACATGGCGCCGAAGGACCTCGAGAAGGTCATCTACTTCGCCGCGTACATGGTCATCTCCGTCGACGACGAGGCGCGCCACCGCGACCTCCCGACGCAGGAGAACAACATCCGCCTCGAGCTGAAGACGCTCGGCGACCGTCGCGATGCCCGCATCGCGACCCGCCTGGCCAAGCTGGAGGAGGAGCTCGCCGCCCTCGAGGCGGAGGGCGCCAAGGCCGACCAGAAGAAGAAGGTCAAGGACGCCGCCGAGAAGGAGATGGCCGGCATCCGCAAGAGCGCGGACGAGCAGATCGCCAAGCTCGAGCGCGTGTGGGAGGACTTCCGCACGCTCGAGGTCGGCGCCCTGAAGCCCGAGGACGACGTGTTCCACGAGCTGCAGGACCGCTTCGGCCAGTACTTCGAGGCGTACATGGGCGCCGAGTCCATCAAGCGCCGCCTCGAGGCGTTCGACCTGGCCGCCGAGGCCGAGAACCTGCACCTGCAGATCTCGGAGGGCAAGGGCCAGCGCAAGATCCGTGCGATCAAGCGCCTGAAGGTCGTCAACTCGTTCCTGTCGACGGGCATGAGCCCCGCGGCGATGGTGCTCGACGTGGTGCCGGTGATCCCGCCGGAGCTGCGCCCGATGGTCCAGCTGGACGGCGGCCGCTTCGCGACCTCCGACCTCAACGACCTGTACCGCCGCGTGATCAACCGCAACAACCGCCTGCGTCGTCTGATCGACCTCGGTGCCCCCGAGATCATCGTCAACAACGAGAAGCGGATGCTGCAGGAGGCCGTCGACGCCCTGTTCGACAACGGCCGCCGCGGCCGTCCGGTCACCGGTACCGGCAACCGCGCGCTGAAGTCGCTGTCCGACATGCTCAAGGGCAAGCAGGGCCGCTTCCGTCAGAACCTGCTCGGCAAGCGCGTCGACTACTCGGGCCGTTCGGTCATCATCGTCGGTCCGCAGCTGAAGCTGCACCAGTGCGGTCTGCCCAAGCAGATGGCGCTGGAGCTCTTCAAGCCGTTCGTGATCAAGCGCCTGATCGACCTCGGTCACTCGCAGAACATCAAGGCGGCCAAGCGCGCGGTCGAGCGCACGCGTCCCGAGGTCTGGGACGTGCTCGAGGAGATCATCCGCGAGCGCCCCGTGCTGCTGAACCGTGCGCCCACGCTGCACCGTCTCGGCATCCAGGCGTTCGAGCCCCAGCTCGTCGAGGGCAAGGCCATCCAGCTGCACCCGCTCGTCTGCGCCGCCTTCAACGCGGACTTCGACGGCGACCAGATGGCTGTGCACCTGCCGCTGTCCGTCGAGGCCCAGGCCGAGGCGCGCATCCTGATGCTGGCGTCGAACAACATCCTCAAGCCGTCGGACGGCCGTCCGGTCACCCTGCCCTCGCAGGACATGATCATCGGTCTGCACCACCTGACCACGGTCAAGGCGGGCGCCGCCGGCGAGGGGCGCGTGTTCGGCTCGGTGGGCGAGGCGATCCTGGCGAAGGACGAGGGCACCCTCGACCTGCAGGCCAAGGTCCGCATCCGCATCCCCGGTCTGTCCTTCCTCGAGGGCGAGGCCCCCGAGGGCTACGAGCGTCACGGGCTGGTGGATGCCTCGCTCGGCCAGGCGATCTTCAACGACACGCTCCCCAAGGGCTACCCGTTCGTTCGCGAGCAGGCCGACAAGGGCAAGCTGTCGCAGATCGTCAACAAGCTGGCCGAGGAGTACCCGAAGGTGGAGGTCGCGGCATCCCTCGACCGCATCAAGGACGCCGGCTTCCACTGGGCCACGCGCTCCGGTGTGACCGTGGCGCTGAGCGACATCCTGACGCCCCCCAACAAGGGCGAGATCGTCGCGGGCTACGAGAAGCAGGCTGCCAAGGTCCAGGCGCAGTACGAGAAGGGTCTCACGACCGACGCCGAGCGTCGCCAGGAGCTCATCAAGATCTGGACCGAGGCGACCGACGAGGTCCAGAAGGCGATGCGCGACAACTTCCCGGAGGACAACACCATCAACCGGATGGTGTCGTCGGGAGCGCGTGGTAACTGGCTGCAGATCCGGAACATCGCCGGTATGCGCGGTCTGGTGAACAACCCCAAGGGTGAGATCATCCCCCGTCCGATCATCTCCTCGTACCGCGAGGGCCTGTCGGTGGCGGAGTACTTCATCGCGACCCACGGTGCCCGCAAGGGTCTGGCCGACACGGCCCTGCGTACGGCCGACTCGGGCTACCTCACGCGTCGTCTCGTCGACGTCTCACAGGATGTCATCATCCGCGAGGAGGACTGCGGCACGAGCAAGGGTCTCGAGTTCACGATCGCGGCTCCGGGCCTGGACGGCGAGCTCGTCAAGGACGCGAACGTCGAGAACTCGGTGTTCGCGCGCACCCTGGCCGCCGAGGTCGTGGACGCGTCCGGCACCGTGCTCGCCGAGGCGGGACAGGACGTCGGCGACGTGCTGATCAACAAGCTGGTCGAGGCGGGTGTCGAGTCGATCAAGGTCCGCTCGGTGCTCACGTGCGAGTCGGCCGTCGGCGTCTGCGCGCAGTGCTACGGCCGCTCGCTCGCGACCGGCAAGGTCGTCGACATCGGCGAGGCGGTCGGCATCATCGCGGCCCAGTCGATCGGCGAGCCCGGCACGCAGCTCACGATGCGCACCTTCCACACCGGTGGTTCGGCGTCGGCCGAGGACATCACGCAGGGTCTGCCGCGCGTGCAGGAGCTGTTCGAGGCCCGCACTCCGAAGGGCGCCTCCCCGATCGCCGAGTCCGACGGACGCATCACGATCGAGGAGACCGACCGGGCCCGCAAGGTGATCCTCACGCCCGACAACGGCGACGAGCCGCACGTCTACCCCGTGCTGCGTCGTGCGACCCTCCTCGTCGAGGACGGGCAGCACGTCACGGTCGGCCAGCCCCTCCTGGTCGGCACGCTCGACCCGAAGGAGATCATGCGCGTGCAGGGTGCTCGCGAGGTGCAGAAGTACCTCGTGGGCGGCGTGCAGGGCGTCTACCGCTCGCAGGGTGTGCCGATCCACGACAAGCACATCGAGGTCATCGTGCGCCAGATGCTGCGCAAGGTCACCGTCGTCGACCACGGCGACACGACCCTGCTGCCGGGTGAGCTCGTCGACTCGCGTCGCTTCATCGACATGAACCGCCAGGCGGTCGGCGAGGGCAAGCGCCCCGCGTCGGGTCGTCCGGAGCTCATGGGTATCACGAAGGCGTCGCTCGCCACCGAGTCGTGGCTGTCGGCCGCGTCGTTCCAGGAGACGACGCGCGTCCTGACGCAGGCGGCGATGGAGGGCAAGAGCGACCCGCTCATGGGCCTCAAGGAGAACGTCATCATCGGAAAGCTGATCCCGGCCGGAACCGGACTTGCGAAGTACCGCAACGTCTCGGTCGAGGCGACGGAGGAGGCCAAGAGCGAGCGGTACCCCAACCGCATCTTCGCGTCCGACGGTGCGTACTCGGAGGCCGACCTGAGCTTCGTCGACTTCGACAGCTTCTCGACGGACGACTTCACGCCCGGCACCTACAACTGA
- a CDS encoding ABC transporter, whose product MSDNEPRVGEPVQEPSGVDDVVGSANEGLSDAEAARTGAAAGDVPVSAPASPAEPAGASEPVGASEPVAASADAHDAPAAADEPASVAPGEKPEAVAPADKPVENPAEKAVAEPDPWESPEAASLAYTPEYSSPETVASTAGAAPIAASEPALAPAAAAAAAAPAASYPAQQPIFVQAPEAPRPRGNRGAAGAIGLVAAASFAVLYLAVWFSTDLLSKKASFTGILDWLGAALATWTLWVPVVVFFLAFWLLGAIINRGRWGLWVIFGLLVGFVAYGGYLLGVVCQAPFWMVTAGEARRLVETHLFSPLAVASFIIARELTIWFGTWVAARGRRVTLQNLEAQREYERTLEAGPQLHVP is encoded by the coding sequence ATGAGCGACAACGAGCCGCGCGTCGGCGAGCCGGTCCAGGAGCCGAGCGGCGTCGATGACGTCGTCGGAAGCGCCAACGAGGGGCTCTCGGATGCCGAGGCCGCTCGCACGGGCGCCGCCGCCGGCGACGTACCCGTCTCCGCGCCCGCATCCCCCGCGGAGCCCGCCGGTGCATCCGAGCCGGTCGGTGCATCCGAGCCGGTCGCCGCGTCGGCCGACGCGCACGATGCGCCCGCCGCGGCGGACGAGCCGGCGTCCGTGGCACCCGGCGAGAAGCCGGAGGCGGTCGCGCCGGCGGACAAGCCCGTCGAGAACCCCGCCGAGAAGGCCGTTGCCGAGCCCGATCCGTGGGAGTCGCCGGAAGCCGCGTCGCTCGCGTACACGCCCGAATACTCGTCCCCCGAGACCGTCGCGTCGACCGCCGGCGCCGCTCCGATCGCCGCGAGCGAGCCGGCCCTCGCCCCTGCGGCTGCCGCCGCGGCTGCCGCGCCCGCCGCGAGCTACCCCGCCCAGCAGCCGATCTTCGTCCAAGCGCCCGAGGCGCCCCGCCCACGTGGCAATCGCGGCGCAGCAGGCGCGATCGGCCTCGTCGCCGCCGCATCCTTCGCCGTCCTCTATCTGGCGGTCTGGTTCTCGACCGACCTGCTCTCGAAGAAGGCCTCGTTCACCGGGATCCTCGACTGGCTCGGCGCCGCTCTCGCGACGTGGACGCTGTGGGTGCCGGTCGTCGTCTTCTTCCTCGCCTTCTGGCTGCTCGGCGCGATCATCAACCGCGGCCGCTGGGGGCTGTGGGTGATCTTCGGCCTGCTCGTCGGATTCGTCGCCTACGGCGGCTACCTGCTCGGCGTGGTGTGCCAGGCGCCGTTCTGGATGGTGACGGCCGGCGAGGCGCGCCGACTCGTCGAGACGCACCTGTTCAGCCCCCTCGCCGTCGCCTCGTTCATCATCGCGCGAGAGCTCACGATCTGGTTCGGCACCTGGGTCGCCGCCCGCGGCCGCAGGGTGACGCTGCAGAACCTCGAGGCGCAGCGCGAGTACGAGCGCACGCTCGAGGCCGGCCCGCAGCTGCACGTGCCGTGA
- a CDS encoding spermidine/putrescine ABC transporter substrate-binding protein has translation MERSLETQVSQAVDAWLRWLPRWQPATHRGRVAPCRLCLGSPVLSAAGLGADVPHAVQHGLSVRIKTIVDRAVAEYTSRNLPMLQAELDQQAARNRARSYRPTEDLEPEFEGLPLDPDPLPGAPFLFTLAGLAAEADAVVPALPPLTEEAKAALRQEVGLADDYANMVGREICTVLLHHRLRIQSAVGEYVEPQVEAMLEELTRSLDAPFDPRDGASGEFDGL, from the coding sequence GTGGAGCGCTCGCTCGAGACGCAGGTGAGCCAGGCCGTCGACGCCTGGCTGCGCTGGCTGCCGCGCTGGCAGCCGGCGACGCACCGCGGCCGGGTCGCGCCGTGCCGCCTGTGCCTGGGCTCCCCCGTGCTGTCCGCCGCAGGGCTCGGCGCCGACGTTCCGCATGCCGTGCAGCACGGGCTCTCGGTGCGGATCAAGACGATCGTCGACCGCGCCGTCGCGGAATACACCTCGCGCAACCTGCCGATGCTGCAGGCCGAGCTCGACCAGCAGGCCGCGCGCAACCGGGCTCGCAGCTACCGCCCGACCGAGGATCTCGAGCCGGAGTTCGAGGGTCTGCCGCTCGACCCCGACCCGCTGCCGGGTGCGCCCTTCCTCTTCACCCTCGCCGGCCTCGCGGCAGAGGCGGACGCGGTCGTCCCGGCGCTCCCACCCCTGACCGAAGAGGCCAAGGCGGCGCTCCGGCAGGAGGTCGGTCTGGCCGACGACTACGCCAACATGGTCGGGCGGGAGATATGCACGGTGCTGCTGCACCACCGGCTGCGCATCCAATCGGCGGTCGGCGAGTACGTGGAACCCCAGGTCGAGGCGATGCTCGAAGAGCTCACGCGATCGCTGGATGCGCCGTTCGACCCGCGCGACGGCGCATCCGGCGAGTTCGACGGTCTGTGA
- a CDS encoding serine/threonine-protein kinase produces the protein MPKRLPSTPPVLPGLAYVRPLGSGGFADVFLYEQDMPRRAVAVKVLPSDVRDPGLLRMFNAEADVLAHLSAHPSIVTVYQAGISADGRAYIVMEYCPGSLAQRYRRERIPVDEVLAIGVRMASALESAHRAGLVHRDVKPSNILITSFGVPVLADFGISAALTPTGGDEILAMSVPWSAPEVVAEHTPGTVASEIWSLGATIYSLLAGHSPFERPEAGQNSREQLRRRIERAAYPRIPRADVPDELQAVLARALARDPADRYPSALAMAEALRDVQRRVGLAQTPVEVAVDEWAPQAAAVDFADAAPRAVRSSVEHTTSRRTRDPASLVAQARDEDSTTMAAVPRRRRVWPWALGAGVVSAVAVGAAWWLQAVGR, from the coding sequence ATGCCGAAGCGCCTCCCGTCGACGCCGCCGGTCCTCCCCGGCCTCGCCTATGTACGTCCGCTCGGCTCGGGCGGCTTCGCCGACGTCTTCCTCTATGAGCAGGACATGCCTCGTCGCGCGGTCGCCGTCAAGGTGCTGCCGAGCGATGTGCGCGACCCCGGACTTCTGCGGATGTTCAACGCGGAGGCGGACGTGCTGGCGCACCTCAGCGCGCATCCGTCCATCGTCACCGTGTACCAGGCGGGCATCTCGGCGGACGGCCGCGCCTACATCGTCATGGAGTACTGCCCCGGTTCGCTGGCCCAGCGGTATCGGCGGGAGCGCATTCCGGTCGACGAGGTGCTCGCGATCGGGGTGCGGATGGCGAGCGCGCTCGAGTCCGCGCATCGCGCGGGGCTCGTCCACCGAGACGTGAAGCCGAGCAACATCCTGATCACGAGCTTCGGCGTGCCGGTGCTCGCCGACTTCGGGATCTCGGCGGCGCTCACCCCGACGGGCGGCGACGAGATCCTCGCGATGAGCGTGCCGTGGAGTGCTCCGGAGGTCGTCGCCGAGCACACGCCCGGGACCGTCGCGAGCGAGATCTGGAGTCTCGGCGCCACGATCTACTCCCTGCTCGCCGGGCACAGCCCTTTCGAGCGGCCGGAGGCGGGACAGAACTCCCGTGAGCAGCTGCGCCGTCGCATCGAGCGGGCTGCGTATCCCCGCATCCCTCGGGCGGACGTCCCGGACGAGCTCCAGGCGGTCCTGGCGAGGGCGCTCGCCCGCGATCCGGCGGACCGCTACCCGAGCGCCCTCGCGATGGCCGAGGCGCTGCGGGACGTGCAGCGCCGCGTGGGCCTCGCGCAGACGCCGGTCGAGGTGGCCGTCGACGAGTGGGCGCCGCAGGCGGCCGCGGTGGACTTCGCGGATGCCGCGCCGCGCGCCGTGCGGTCGAGCGTCGAGCACACGACCTCGCGGCGCACCCGCGACCCTGCGTCGCTCGTGGCGCAGGCGCGTGACGAGGACTCCACCACCATGGCCGCCGTGCCGCGTCGGCGCCGCGTGTGGCCGTGGGCTCTCGGCGCGGGGGTCGTGTCCGCCGTCGCCGTCGGCGCCGCGTGGTGGCTGCAGGCGGTCGGCCGGTGA